The following nucleotide sequence is from Harmonia axyridis chromosome 5, icHarAxyr1.1, whole genome shotgun sequence.
ACCTTGTGGTTACAGCAATTTACAAACTCAGCAAGAATTCAACAGAATTCAAACATACTAAAATTGCAGATTGGAACATAAGGAATTCTTTCCAGAGCTTGAAACCATTGAGCATTTATGGATCTCGTAGAAATTTGAATGGTACAATGTTCACTTTCAACTTTTGGGCAAGCAGTCCTATCACCTACAAAACCGTGTCAGAATACAGGTGAGAAAATTAAAGAATTTTAGTGATAAATTAGTCCCACCACGTCAGAGCATCAAGCCTAAATTCCTTGGTTATATTCACGAATAAGTACACTTGGCTATAAAGTTAAATATTGTCAATCATATAGCCTTACGTAGGACAAGTTAAGGAAACTCCAGAAATAACGATGCTCatataaaaaacaaagaaacagaaTACCGAGATGCATCATTATTCAATAAGATAATACTCCTTTCAGATACACACATATTGATCCTTCTATAAGATTCACTTATGCCATAACCGAGTTGTTAACAGCAATCATCAACGTGACTAGATCTTATCTGATACACAATTCAACGAGCTATGCACAATTTATGGTGATGTTACAAGAGATAAGAGATGGTAAAGCAACCATGGGAGGTAAGAATTCATTAGTATGTATGCACATTGAAGTgagattttttcttcttgaaaaggttacttatgaatatttttttggtttCGTTGTTATATCTCAAAGGGTGGAAGTATGCAACCcctatttcatgtttttccaCCAAACAAAATtagtatattcatttcactaacTTAACAGTGATTTACAATCTTAACAGGTAGTAATAAAActtctctcttactcttctgtgaaatggatatgcaaatcaaGAGTTACAACTGGAATATActaataaagaaactgcaacatccagaaaGGAGCtgtgtttatttaatttttttttggtgaaacatagattgtatagcaaggagtaaatgattgaatttggagaaaaaaatcgtgaaataaacaatttttgttacttaaatattgtagtcgttttatacaagtttttaaattttaagaCCAGCTGGACAGCTTAAGACAAGCTGGACGTCTACGTCGGAAGAGGCTGATTAATTATTAACAGGCAAACGCCTACCTTTATGAACTACCAGCTCATATaagcaagaagaagaagaagaagaagaagaagaccagctgttcgaggagatccaaagtcgatgtttagttgttgttaaagtGCCTagacgtgtacgcggaatttatcgccagctaagtggatttgaaagaggtcgaattattggtctacgggaggcggggttgtcatttcgagaaatcgcgaaccgtacgaacagaaatccaactactgttatgagatgtttgtcaagcgtggttcaataatgcccaaaatcaaagGAGAGTAGGCACTGTatgtcgaaggggcacaaatgaatttcaagatcgatgtctaagacttatggtcatTAGAGGCCGATTTGCgaaaactcgatctttggctgatgagtggtcaGGAGAACAAGACCATCCTTTAACTGTCCGAACgatttaccgccggataaggtcttttagactgcagcattatcgaccccatcttgtgttacctctgacggttgagcatcgccggcaacgattacagtggtgcagaaaacGCCAATATTGGactgtggaatggcatcaggttaTCTTTTCTGAtcaatctcgattctccttgagtgtacatgatgaccgaagaagggttaaacgacgtcgaggagaaagacgtgaacttcagtttgatgttgagcgtcatgtacaccagaGAGTAGTCCTTATGGTATGggatgctattgcacatgcaagtaggccaCTTTTAGTCTTTAATCGAGGTAAAATGACAGccttaccttcaagaaatagtggagcgatatgttctcccttaccttaaccggctcgagaatccaatatttcagcaatataatgcccgatctcatgttgccagagttagtttaaactttttcgaagcgacccatgtgaatcttttgccattaTCACCCAgatccccgatctttcgcccatagagcatatttgggacatcatgtgtagaaggcttggaaatttaccccagcccccacggactttggcggttctgagacatgaagtaggTACAGATAGTTTGGGATAGTAtccttcaagaaaaaataaaccatcttattgcatcaatgccgagacgtgttggggagtgtatagatgaTCGataattaacaaatttattaaaaagaattgtaaacccttcgcttttttctccaaatttcaatcatttactccttgctatactatttttgttttacaaaaaaaaattaaatttaaacagctccttttggGTCTTGCAGTTAGAataagaattcaattttattttttggttgATATTAATTCTAATCATTATTTGATTACTTAAAATTAAACAAATTAGAAGGGCCAATTGactctacttgatgaaggcaatCTAATATAACCCTTCATCGAGAAGACTCATATGACCTTTATAATTCCTTTTTAATCGAAACTTCATAAAAAGCAAGctaattttcaacttttcagcAATGCCCTTCTTTTTCCTTGGCGATCGTCTACCCTGGCTCGACTACATAGCTCCAAACACACGTTCATAcctcttcttcatattcagagCTCCTCCACTCTCCTATGTCACCAACATCTTCACCAGACCATTCCAACAGAACGTGTGGTACGCTTCATTCCTCCTTTCAGCTTTGACCTTCCTCGTGATGTACATCATTGTAAAATGGGAATGGAAAGATGATTATTTCCGAAGAAAGATTGAAACCTCTCACGATGTGCTCAGACCTTCAGCAGACAACGTGGCTATTCTTCAAATGGGAGTCATGAGCCAACAGGGAAGCGATACTGAACTGAAGAGCGTTTCTGGAAGGATCGCTTTCGTTTCAACCTTGATCACTTTCATGTTTTTATACACGGCTTATTCGGGAATGATTGTTGCTCTCTTACAGTCAACTTCGAACATGATTACCACTCTTGATGACCTCCTCAATTCTGGTATCGAACTTGGAGTGGAAAATTTGTCGTATGTAGTTCTGCATACTGATGTAAGTAGTGGTCGTTGGTATATGtgaagggtattttttttagagctatagaacttaaaattgcaataaaacaacgatggattattcgattgacatgaattttatttatccgcaagataatcttgtggcattacattttaaatatgatttctggcatatgaccgccacggctggctcggatgtagtccaatctggacgtccaattttcgatgactttttccaacatttgtgaacgtatatcggcaataacacggcgaatgttgtcttccaaatggtcaaggatttgtgacttatccgcatagaccaatgactttacatagtcccacagaaagtagtctagcggtgttaaatcacaagatcttggaggccaattcacaggtccaaaacgtgaaatcagacggtcaccaaacgtgtctttcaataaatcgattgtggcacgagctgtgtgacatgttgcgcagtcttgttggaaccacagctcctggacatcatggttgttcaattcaggaatgaaaaagtaagtaatcatgactttataccgatcaccattgactgtaacgttctggccatcatcgtttttgaagaagtacagaccaatgattccaccagcccataaagagcaccaaacagtcagtttttctggatgtaacggtgtttcgacatacacttgaggattagcttcactccaaatgcggcagttttgtttgttgacgtagccattcaaccagaagtgcgcttcatcgctaaacaaaataaaatggacgtagtgcgcgatacgtattccgcacagaaccattattttcgaaatgaaattgcactatttgcaagcgttgttcaggcgtgagtctattcgtgatgaattgccaaaccaaactgagaataaatcacttgacagctgttaaatcggtctccatcttgaacagttatgccaacttaaagttatacacctcgaaaaaaacacccgttatatcacCCTCAAATCATGGAAAAAAGATTttctgcattcaaatttgtctacttCGGATGAAATCGAGCTTTTAATTGTAATTCAcaaatttcttaaaataaataAGTCTTCTTGCAGTGgctacccagacataagccttggggggggataaagaaaaaaaaatttcaaattttccttcttttaaaaaagttttccaaagaaatttgcttactcataatgagATTTTGATATATAACGTTGATACATAtgatggatattcctcctggggggagatatatcccccttatccacccctttgggtacgccactgtcttCTTACCATCCCAAAAAAAATCCCAGGCAGTGTTTGACCATAGTTCCAGAAAAAACAATAGAGCTGCTGATATTGCTTGGATAAATGATAAATGATAAATTTTGATAAACGATTCAATGTGGTGTTACTATCTCATGATAATTTTCAGAAAGCTACCGAAAAGGTGAGAAGAGAAATTTACTTGAAAAAACTTCAACCGAAAGGGGACAAACATAAAATGTCGTTGAATGAAGGTGTTGAAAAGATGAGGACTGAATTCTTCGCTTTCCATACAGAATCTACATCAGCCTACAAAGTTATTGGTGACACATTTCAAGAAAGTGAAAAATGTAAACTACAAGAAATTTCATATGCAACCATTATTGAACCTTGGATAATTGCCACCAAGAACCATTCTTATAAAGAACTCATGAGAGTTGGGTAGGATCCtttaaaaataacagaaaaaaaatttgtatccatttttggtattttttcagGTTTGCGCACATGAGAGAACAAGGATTTTACAGTGCTCAACGACGTAGAATTTTCAACGAAAAACCAGAATGTACTAACAAGGCAGGTTCATTTGTGAGTGCTGGCCTTATAGATACTTATGCTGCTTTTATGTTGTTTGGTGTTGGGTTCACATTGGCTGTAGTAATTTTTCTGGCAGAAATAATCACCAGCAAACCACTCATGAAGACCATCAAGAAGTGACACGATATGATAGATCGAAGACTATATCACTTTAGTTAATTAGATGTTTTAATAAATGAGCAAACACTAAATCGTTTAATCTTATAAGGCTACCTTTATTTCCATTagaatatttatatcatttttttcatacgaCTAAATCAAAATACTTTTTTTATCAATACACCGTGGTccaatgaatattattcatCGAAGAATTGTTCTTGTTTTACTTTTTGTGTATTTCAGAAGCAGGATCTCTGTAGCTAATACAATGAGAGTAAAGATGGATCCAACTCCAAATATGACGAAAGCGAAGTAACAATCGATGAGCCCAACACTGCCAAAATTTCCATGACTGGCTCTACATGATGGTTTTCTTGTGTAGGTCCTGGATGCTTCTCGGTGTTGTAACCCATGTTCGTGTATTCTTCTCATCCTGGAAAAGTCTACTGGTAGACGATTGTTATATTCAAAAAGTATTGGTTCATCTATTCCAATAGCTACAAACCTTTTTGATCAAAAACTGCTTGctatatttcgttagttctttATGCTTACAAACCCATAACTATGAATTTTGAGTTGTATGATCTTTTATTTGGACAGTTGGAATGAATCATCAGTTTTAGATCGATTCTTTCGGAAGGCTAGTTGTACGTTTTTTCAGCTATAACTTTCTCCACATGGTCTTCTATAATGCTCGTTAAGAGCACATGAGGCTTATATCTCCATATGTTTTCAGGGTTGATTGTATCACAAGTATattatttttagattttattGTGGTTATCTAgatttaatattgttttttttatacagggtgttcccaaattgcAGAAACAAACGAAAATGTTAGATTCCTCTGATGATTTTGAGAAAATGTCCTATAAAGATGAGACAACTAATGATTTGTTTTAGAGATGCAGggttttgaagtttgtttttttttcaagttttttctgttGGCGCCTTCCATTCACAAGATACTTGaattaaatttggcatatatattccaatttaaacttttcatcatgtgaatgcaaatctacagggtgttattttttctggaacagtgcctgcTGCTTttctccagaattttttttggtggaccactggtagtttagaaaaatgtcaaaaaaacttccagttctacactttttggtttcttatagTTTTATCTATATGActactgatttcgagaaaaaatttcgaacaattctttagtaatcttcaggaaaatccaaattactaTGAACATCCATTTAGTGAATAAACTAATTACAAGTTTtcgtacttatttacccactctGTGGCGAAGATCAAttaaaattcgataaactggtataatcatcacaaaacagTAGTACctcaagaaacaccctgtatctcgaaaaaaaggCGTTTGCAGACCCGTGTTTATAtgacttttttccttaaaattatccgaggaatctgcAGTTTCcattcgtacctccaatttgggaacaTCATGTATACATATGAaatgatccttcaaaaaaaaaataaagtttagaCACAAttgtatttattatacagggtgtcccggaaagaatgcgacaaacgtataccatgaatgaaggtcatcatggagaactcgtatcaagaggttcAATCGCCTCAGTGCCTtagtttgggatatacagggtgatgttcatcttatgagtgaaatttcacagttcaataactctttaattaatcgaccgaataatttcaaattttgaagttttgtcaccctttactagcgccttccttcaatatttctgaaatcgaataaatcaaatCCGGACTGGGAAAGTTTCAGACTtcttctattttcgtgaatattggatcaccctgtacgtaaacattatgattttttcctttttcgtaaccacaaagaactAATTAATATCTTAATAAGAataattctaaatctctgcttggcacggtaataaaacttcttgaaaaataatcattcatgaaaattcattgaGTCTGTGAATTCCTTCTACAGCAACTGGCGTCGTCTTCATCAAACGTTGATATTTGCTATTCGATTAACATATCAAAGTCATAAATTAAGTTTCAACACGAAGCCAAAACCGAGTTATCTATATCTATATGGTTCTGGTGGAATCATCTAACCAAATCACAATAGGTAATTCATTCACTACAGTTCCAGAATAAAAATTCTAATGATCTATTATGCTAAAACTGCCAGGAAatgaatagaaatatttttttttttaagattgtcCATTGAATCTCTGCAAACACTactgaattatttttctttgaatgattTGTTTTAATTGTAAAGGTTATTTTAACTATAGGAGGCCATTTCTCATCAaatgtatataaaatatttttccttgaatcctattaattaaaaaaaaaatgattcaaaaactcACCCTACTTTCATTATCTCCTTGTAgttagaatttttttgaattggcaACCAAGGCTCGATCAAATTCACAAAAGTGATCTCTTGTAAGCCGCATTTTTCACTTTCTTTGAATATGTCTCCGATGACCTTGTAACCTGTAGAAAGCTCCACGTGGAatgcaaaaaattcattttgaaccCTCTTGATTCCTTCTTGCACGGACATAAAGTTTGGCTTCTGATCCTTTGGGGCTATCTTCTGCTCGTAGATGGCCTTTCTAGTAGGTTCCTTGACAGtctgaaatattcatgaaagtGTCGAAAAAAACCTAAACCTTTCGTTTATATCTTTAAGTGAATAATAGAGGTCTTCAAGGAATTTTCGCCAAGTTATCAccataaaataatttatattacaATGTAGTCACTTTGTCTGCCCGAAaggtggcgttatgggcgtCGCGCTACACTTTCATGCGGCCCCGGCAGGTTTAAGGGAGCCGCTGCGTTGCAGAAGAGTCAcatctccacgatggtgtgagagggtgtcttAGGGAGAGATCGCTagattgcctaactgaagagttcACCAGCGATCTAGGGACGAAACTCTGTAATCCCTAGAGATAGGGCGCATCGACGTAATTATCGAAAGTAtcgccaaaaaaatatgttcaacAGGTTTTTATTCCGTGCTTGTTTAAAATAATTTAGACTAGTCTTATAGTATTACCAATATACCAAAGATCCatacaaatatttttataatgcAACACTTTCTCTTCTCTCAACACGTACtgataaaaatacaattttgaCATTGAGAAGAAGTGGAGCTTCAGGAGACAATGAAATGAACTGGATCGTTGTAAAATGCCACGAtctcataaaaaataaagaCTGGCCTGAGGTCGAGCATAACTAAGTTAcatgagaataataataataatataataattctttattgatcccttTGACATTACAAAGAATGTATGGAACAAGTCATATATAATGaagtataaattaataagcTATTTCTAAGAAAATGAACACAAACATATAATATAATCTtaaaacataatgaatgaacaaAGATTATCTGAATTGACCATCTGTCATGTATTCCCCCACACTGTAATAAGCTTTTTCAATCAATAAACGCTTTATGGCATCCCTGAATCTGAACTCATTCAAAATCTTAATCCTCTCAGGtagattattgaatattttaatgccCTTATAAGATGGGGACAGTTCAAATTTTGTTGTCCTATGTTGAGGAAGACACAATGTTCTTTGGTTTCTCGTGAAATAATTGTGATAGTTCGACAATCCAACCAAGTTTCTCAGATTACTTCTTGTATTCATAAGagatttgtatatataaataCAAGGAACCGTAAGGATGCGATGTTCAATAAAGAGCGGCCTGCAGGAGGAAAGTGGGCTGACATTGAAAATCATACGCATTATTCTTTTTTGAgctataaatattctgtttacgTCGACAGAAGCTCcccataataaaatgttatattGTAAATGACTGTAAACTAAACTGTAGTATACATCCAGAATAGAATTCAATGGCAGACAtagttttaatttatttatagcGTAATAGGATGTATTGAGTTTTTTACTCAATACATCAATGTGTTCGCACCATTTCAAATTACTATCGAGATGTACACCTAAAAATTTTACAGTTTCTGTAGAAGAAATTTGTACATCTCCCAACTGAAGGGTCAATGGGACAGAACCCCTTATGCCAAAAGATATAAGGtttgttttatgaatatttacaaTAAGCGCATTTGCTCCACACCAATCAATGAAGCCCCTCAATAGGCTGGTACAGCATAATTGGAGCTCATTAATATCTCTAGATGCTACGGCAATAGAGAACAGTTGAGTTACTGCAGAAATGGTTATGGAGATATCTACAGAAAACCACAATTGTTTCCATCAGATGTTTTATATGTTGTTACAAAAACCATGAATCCTCATCAATTATTTGTTTTCCTAGATGTTGACTACAACCTGctccaaaaaaattaaacctCGTGAACTAAACTTACCTTAAAATAATAATGGGCGTAAACAATATCTTCAACGCCCAATTTTATCCTGAAATTCAACAAATCCTCCACAGTCCTTATAGAGTCTGTTGTACTCTGAAGCAACACGACGATACTTGCAGAATATGAAGTGTACAGAAAAATAACTGCAGTGAAGATAGCTATGGTGGCTATTCTCCCAGACAAGCTCTTAGGCTCAACAGGAGAACCTTGTTGAGTAATGGCAGATATCTCCAATAGCACCACGTCCGCCACTGAAGGATTCATAGCCCCATTGGCACCATCCATGAAGTTTTCTTTGAAGTGAGGGTCTTTCCATTCCCAAAGCACCACAAAGTATATGGCCAGGCAGGTCAGGATCAGTATGACAACGCAGGAGTACCACACGTAAATACTGAAGGGAAGGGCGAATAAGTTTGACACGTATGACAGTGGAGGCGCGCGAAATATGAACTTCATATAGGTTCTGTAGGTGGCTGCTATGTAGTCAACAACGGCCACTCTGTCGTAAGTGAAGAATGAAGCTGTACCTGAAAAAAATATCCTTCAGACTTTGGGTGCTGATATCTTGcaatttcaag
It contains:
- the LOC123679652 gene encoding ionotropic receptor 75a-like isoform X3, with product MLVTKLWERNHRIRFITIDSDVTDTSPIKEHQLVLIDLNCEGSDQILQKADDDYLFKQPYRWLTIGNSSEIISKNLNIGVDSQFFIIEEKDEMIQVIAPYKYSRETVAFNKNMIARWTNNEGYQFFNNLVVGRNRTNLNGLTLKISYVLTNSKSINHLWDYRERHVDTISKLNYLLIHHLTDFTNATRQFIMQPSWGYKQKNSSFYDGMVGDLQKGIADLGGTASFFTYDRVAVVDYIAATYRTYMKFIFRAPPLSYVSNLFALPFSIYVWYSCVVILILTCLAIYFVVLWEWKDPHFKENFMDGANGAMNPSVADVVLLEISAITQQGSPVEPKSLSGRIATIAIFTAVIFLYTSYSASIVVLLQSTTDSIRTVEDLLNFRIKLGVEDIVYAHYYFKTVKEPTRKAIYEQKIAPKDQKPNFMSVQEGIKRVQNEFFAFHVELSTGYKVIGDIFKESEKCGLQEITFVNLIEPWLPIQKNSNYKEIMKVGMRRIHEHGLQHREASRTYTRKPSCRASHGNFGSVGLIDCYFAFVIFGVGSIFTLIVLATEILLLKYTKSKTRTILR